CCACCGCCCCGCAGCCGCTCCCACCGCCCAAAAGGTACTGTAAACACAGAATATATTATATATAATGAATCATATATCGGTTCGTGGGCTCATAGTTTGAAATATCGCTGTGTAAGGGGGGAGCGTGAAATGTCGGACGGGACTTTGAAAACGCTTACCGTAAGTTCGTTCAAGGGTGAAGTCAAGGAGCGAATCCGAGAGGCGATAATCACGGGGGAGTTACAGCCAGGTGAGCGGATCGTGGAGACCAAGTTGGCACGGCTGTTTGGCATCAGTCAGGTACCTGTGCGGGAGGCGCTGAGGGGTCTGGAAGAAGAGGGACTCGTTCGTTCTGTGTTGTACAAAGGAACGTATGTATCGGAGTTTGTGCTCCGTGAGATCTACCATGTCTTCCTGCTGCGGACGCAGATTGAAATGACGGTGCTGGGATTGGTCGTTCCAACGTTGACTGACCGGCATATTGCGGAGTTGCAGGCGATAGTCGACGAGATGGCAGAGGTTGATGGGGATGCGGATTATCGCGTGCAGTCTGGGTTGGACGTGCGGTTTCACGGGCGGATTATCGAGTGGAGCAACGTGGAGACGTACCGTCGAATCTGGCGGATGCTCAGTGGTCATGTGCGCCGATTTATCTCCTTGATGCATCCAACGTATTTTACGGAGCAGCACAAAACGGCTGTGGAGCAGCATGAAGAACTCATTCAGGTGTTGCGAACTCGGAATCTTGATGAGATTCAAAAAACGTTTACGGACCATGTGATGTTTTTGTGGTATGAGCATGGTGAGGCATGGTTGCAGGAGAACGCGACTGAATAGGAACCAAGGGTTACCCGGATAGGCGACGATACAGGAGGGACCTCGCAATGGCGCAAGTCACAAAGCTGGCATCTTCGCGTTGGTGGCGCCTGATGCCCATTATCTTTATCACGTATAGTTTTGCTTATGTGGATAGGTCAAATTTTGGATTTGGCGCAGCGGGGGGAATGACCGAAAGTCTCCATATCACATCGGGCATCACGTCGTTAATCGGCGCACTGTTCTTTTTGGGGTACTTTTTCTTTCAAATTCCAGGCGCAAATTATGCGGAGAAGAAAAGCGCCAAGAAACTCTTGTTCTGGTCGATGGTATTGTGGGGAATTCTTGCGGCGGCAACTGGCGTCGTGACGAGTGTCCCGTTGTTGTTGGTCGACAGGTTCTTGCTTGGAATCGTTGAAAGCGCTGTCTTTCCGGCGATGTTGATACTGATTAGCAACTGGTTTGGCAAGCGGGAGCGGTCGCGTGCGAACACCATACTGATCTTGGGGAATCCCGCTACGGTGCTGTGGATGTCGATTGCGTCAGGCTATCTTGTGCAGTTTTTTGGTTGGCAATGGATGTTCATCATTGAAGGGCTTGTGGCGATTGTTTGGGGCGGTGTCTGGTGGCTGACCGTGAAGGACAGTCCACAGCACGCAAGCTGGTTGACGGAGCAGGAGAAGCGGGATATTGCGCACGTGTTGCAGTCGGAGCAGACGGAGTTGCAGCCCGTTCCGAATTTGTGGACGGCGGCGAAGTCCGGCAACGTGCTGTCGCTAATGG
Above is a genomic segment from Alicyclobacillus acidoterrestris containing:
- a CDS encoding MFS transporter — protein: MAQVTKLASSRWWRLMPIIFITYSFAYVDRSNFGFGAAGGMTESLHITSGITSLIGALFFLGYFFFQIPGANYAEKKSAKKLLFWSMVLWGILAAATGVVTSVPLLLVDRFLLGIVESAVFPAMLILISNWFGKRERSRANTILILGNPATVLWMSIASGYLVQFFGWQWMFIIEGLVAIVWGGVWWLTVKDSPQHASWLTEQEKRDIAHVLQSEQTELQPVPNLWTAAKSGNVLSLMGVYFFWSVGIYGFIMWLPSILKQMSHEGIAATGWLSALPYLLAIFAMIGISYVSDKTLRRKAAVWPCLMLGGVLLYVSYQIGTQHFLVSYILLVIAGAALYAPYGPFFAVITEILPRNVAGGAMALVNSMGALGSFIGTYVVGLLNGSTGSPQASFLLMSIAMLLSGGLMLFVRKGRRRNGSGSEDVALPHVQR
- a CDS encoding GntR family transcriptional regulator, translated to MSDGTLKTLTVSSFKGEVKERIREAIITGELQPGERIVETKLARLFGISQVPVREALRGLEEEGLVRSVLYKGTYVSEFVLREIYHVFLLRTQIEMTVLGLVVPTLTDRHIAELQAIVDEMAEVDGDADYRVQSGLDVRFHGRIIEWSNVETYRRIWRMLSGHVRRFISLMHPTYFTEQHKTAVEQHEELIQVLRTRNLDEIQKTFTDHVMFLWYEHGEAWLQENATE